acaaaggaaatgaagaagatgatgaagaagaagagaatggtaaaatacaactcaaaacaaaaagttacaaataaattaaagtgttttgaccaaatgaaaagattacaactcttaaacaaaatatacaagtaaatagaacaagagaataagaagaagaacaatagaataaaaggaagaacaaaaacacaagtaaactctcacttacataacctaagtgaagagggttggggatcaccgacttgaacaaggtttaaaacctttgtccaaaagcttatttccccctaactcaagcactaagggatctctctcagatattggaaaagctttctggaattatcaagcctcaaggtgtttctagccaagtgctctagtggatagaaatggtgtgtcttacaagtgagcattaggctcctatttatagagtttagagacaccctttgaatttcaaattccaccaacccccatggctgttaccaatgattaattgggtgttttgtggaattaaaataaagatttgggagttacttggctgttgaaAACGTTCAAATTTGGAAAAAACCAAAGTTTGGAAAATggtgtcagccgctcaggccgcggcctgaaaaacacgagtCGCGGCCCACGGTTTATTTTTTGCCTATTTTTCCACTtgagccgcggcctgaaaaactcaGGCCGCGGCCTAAGACGTTTTTTTAGCAACCAATTTTCTAACTTTTCCaagacgttccaaattcattcccacttgattttgtaacttccatacacattatgggagttaaaatcacatctctatcagccatttctcatatggctttaagaaattcatctcaatattgtgtaacaacaaatctacacaataatgggtgatatttaggagttacaaatttgtgatgaatttgtaacaccaaatatgttacatgtttggatatttcacatatatccaaataatgtaactctctattatatgttacaatatgtgacactctatgtcacatttatttaatctaaaacattatattataatataatataattttacattatattataaaataatataagagTATTGTATCCTGATTTAACTAACCTAGTTTTGTTGTATTCTGACTGGTTGTAGCTTGTGTTAGTGTTCTTTTAAGTTGTTGTATCGAATGCCGGTTGGCTGAATGACTTAAGGAGTATTAGTGTCTTATTCCCCCAATCTAAGTATAAAGTTACTTAGTCAATTTATACTTAGATTTGTTATTGATCTGTTCGTAGTATATGTAAACAAAAATAGTTGTGATAGGGGGCTGCGCTCCGTGGAGATGCCTACATACCTTTTGCAGGGATCAAGCCCAAATGTAGTTCTGACACTTCCTGCATTACAGTGTCAGTATGTTGCTTGAATGAAGATCTCGTGAGATCATTGATGAAAGGAGTCTAGATTGAGTTAAAAGTGATACTGTCTCAAGTGGATAACATTCTAGCTGTTGTTGATGTAGCGTCCTCTTTAGTTTATAGCTTGTATGCTCCATGTCCGACTACCTTTGTGATGAGGTAAGGACCTTCCCATGTCGGGGCGAGCTTACCTGCTCCCGCATCCTTAGTGTTCTGGAAGACTCTTTGTAGTACCCAATCTCCTACTTTGAATGTCCGAGTGCGGATGTTCTTGTTGTAATGTCTGGCTATGCTTCGTTGATAGGCTGAGATTCTTAAGAGTGCTTTGTCCCTTCTTTCGTCGATGGTGTCGAGTTCATGGCACATGTTTTCCCAATTTACTTCGTCTGTCGTCAGCTCATATCTGGCTGTTGTAACTTCACTCTCAGTAGGGATGACTGACTCCATCCCGTAGGCTAATGAGAAAGGTGTTTCTCCCATCGAAGTCCTGGTTGTGGTTCGATAGGACCATAGGACTCCCGGCAACTTATCAGTCcatcttcccttagctttttcAAGGCACTTCTTGATGTTGTTCATGATAGTCTTGTTGGATGACTCtgcttgtccattttcttggggataccTTGGTGTGGAGAAGTTGAGCTTGATGTTCCAGAATTTGCCGAAGTCTTGAAAGTcaaatgatggacccaaaacgggtatgttttaaatatttataactcgcaagcgcacgaatcgttcatatagaatagtgatcgtgtaagcaaggatgtcgaacccaaacgagttgtctaaaatcgaaaagaaaactattttaaaccaaaattaataaattctaacctagctccaaagattgatgcaaatttgtaacaataaaaataaaataaaagacaataataaatatattaaagacaatatatataacataaattaataatagaaatgaagatggtaaaagaaagattattaagataatagaacccacaaaatataagttcaataatatctaaaagtacattgattcccaagttttagtaatagttaaaataaatcaaactatcattttctaaataaatttgtaattttaagcaccaattacttctaaaaagataggatttttcttcacttttcaaaattataatttcaaagaatttagtataaatcaatctaatgaaataacaaataaatcaatgaacattatttataaggcaagacataatatttttgttctaagcatggatgtatacaatttaatgacacatcttacacaaagaatcttatgtttttgcactaatgaagaacaaagtgtaaatatatgccaacaatccaaaatacatgagatttaagatgaaataagatatttgaagaagaaaattccataaactttgttgcacaaaatgggaaataaatatacaaaataaacattatctagttacatattgtttcatcatcaccttaataatcttaaaaagattagaaactcataactagaatagcaaatacaaactaaaaattacaaccataaataggaaaatttggaagatgaacccccaaatttttcctctaaaaatgcatagaaaataaccaaaaagaagaagaagatgaagagaatagagaggttttgaaatatgtagaatttttggtatggtaacctctttTTTTTCAAAATGCAcacccaaatcccttatttatagccaaaaaatgggcattaaaataatcaatttaaattaattaaattgattaaattaaattaattaattataatatggaaaatatgggtaaattatagggtgtaataacgatgttttggggtaaaatgtgtagaaaatgaggtaaaaagtggcatttttgaacaTAGGGGGCAATAGTACATTGTGGcatttttatgggctcaagaaaaaaTTGCTTTGTGGCTGGCAGATGCTGGGCGTGGGTGAGGAGTTAGGCATTGGGCCTAAGGTGTGATGGGTGTGGTGGAGAAGCTTCTGGTGAGTGGGGAGCTGGCTTCTGCATGAGGCTGAGTGAAAGTCGAGTGGTGTACGGCTGGGCAGAGGTGCTGCTGGTGGTCAGCTGGCGTTGGCACATGGAGGCAGGCATCTGGGGGGATTTGGTTGGGCTAGTCTTGGCTGGGAGGAAATGGGCCAGGCTATTAGGCCTGGGGAGCTGGCAGCTGGTGCGGCCCAAGAAGGAGGCCAGGCGGGCCTTGATTGGTGAAGGAGCAGGCGGCTAAGAGAGCTGTTGAGATGTAGCTGGAGGCAACGTGGTGCTTTGGATGAAGAGGACAGCTGGTAGGCGTGAGGTGGCAGTGCATTGGCTGGCTGAGAGATGCTAGCTGGAGTGTGAGGCAAACGGGCCAGGGCCTTGGAGCATGGCTGAAGCAAATATGCATTTGGGCTTGGGCTGGTGAGGGGCCTGttggcttctttccaatctcaaaaatgccattcttttcttcctttctttccttaAAATTGCCAtctttcctttatttttctttttttttcaagagcaaaagtgtcataaatttccctacaaaataaatataaaataaatcataataaaatattttcaactataaaataaatcaatttaattctttgaaaatattaattataacttaatttatatttaacatttaatttcaataatacaacatttttttacctcaaactaacaacaataattcaaataattaacaataacattttacaacaaaataactataaaaacatacaaaaatatataaaatcaaaataaacctaataaattcaaaattacttaaaaacttaataaatcaattaaaaactcaagacttaagcaacaattagcacataaaaagtggtaaaataactctattttgtagagttatcatcgaAACTGATGAATGGAGAGTCATTGTTCGTTACGATCTCTTTCGGTACTTCATACTTGTAGATTACATTCTTCCAAATGAAGCCCTTTACTTCTTTGTCTCTGACTTGGTGGAACGAGTCTGCTTCGATCCACTTACTGAAGTAGTCGTTTACTGCAAGCATGTACACCTTCTGTCCTGGTGCGGTTGAAAGCTTGCCTACTAtgtgttaggaaaaaatgttttgcctcaatggaaattgataataatattacaactctatgcaataatattacaaataaatatagattgattaaataaggttacaactctataactgaaagtacaaataaacaaaatagaagaagaagaatggaatagtgaaaaatacaactcaaagcaaaagattacaaataaagtaaaagtgtttggaacaaaagaaaagatgattacaactctaaacaaaattacaagtaaataaaacaagaggaatgagaagaaaagcaatagaggaaattgtaagaacaaaacaaagaaaactctcacttacacaaccaaagtgaagagtgttggggatcaccaacttgaacaatgtttaaaacctttgtccaaagattatttccccctaactcaagcactaagggatctctctcagatattggaaaagctttatggaattatcaagcctcaaggtgtttctagccaagtgctctaatggatagaaatgttgtgtcttacaagtgagctataggcttctatttatagagtttagagacaccctttgaatttcaaattccaccaacccccatggctgttaccaatgtttaattggattaatatggaattaaaaatgagatttgggagttatttgggttttttgagccgttcaacaaagattgaaaaaactgaaaaaatggtcagtttttggcctgtggccgtggccagagacattagtggccacggccactagcctctgtcccacaggccgcggccaccgaccattttcagcactaaaaaatgtgttgtttttccaaacggttccaaaccctcccaaatgattttgtaactcccaaaacacattattggggttaaaatcatatctctaacagtcatatcacatatggctttatgaaattcttctcaatattgtgtaacaacaattttacacaataaagggtaatatttggaagttacaaatttgtaacaccaaatatgttacattatttggatatatctcatatatctaaatattgtaactctctattatatgttacaatatgtgacacattttgtcacatttatttaatctaaaacattatattataatataatataatattacattatattataaaataatataacactatgtccatcccccatttcatgaatggccatggggatgtgaTTGAGATGAGACACTCCGGAGGTAGGTGGGATATTTTAGTGaaccgttggcatttgtcgcatcgtCTTGGATAGTTAGAGGAGTCAGCTCGCATAGTCAGAGGAGTCAGCTCGCATAGTGGGCCCATAGTAGCCTTGTGTTAGGGCACGGTGCGCCAAGCTTCGTCCTCCAGAGTGGTTGTCGCACTCTCCTTCACGCAACTCAGCCAGTACGTATTTGGCCTCTGCAGGGTTAATgctaggggtggcaatttgggtcacgacacgatgacacgacacgacaTGATTAAGGCAAACACGAacatgacacgtttaataatcgtgtcgtgttcgtgtttaccttaatcatgtcgtgtcataatcgtgttgacccgtttaataatcgtgtcgtgtcataatcatgTCAGACACGATTCACGAATAATTTGCAttggttttatgatttttttcatatagttatgattaatcgtatcataatcgtgttatcgtgtttgtgtcgtgttgacccgtttaataatcgtgtcgtgttcacgttcgtatttttgacacgtttaataaacgtgtcaatgttcgtgtttaccttaatcgtgtcgtgtcataatcgtgtcgacacgaatttgacacgtttacacgaattgcccGCCCTAGTTGATGCATTTCAAATATGGACCAGAAAATTAACGTTTATAGAGTTTACCTCGTATAATAGTGAAGCGGGCTGATTGAGCCTTGACCCGACGTACTTCGTTCTTATCTTCGGGAAGCATGTCCTGCTCCAAGTACTcgactattggagtcatccatgTTCAGTTGTTGGAGATGTCACTAActtgctcttcttcatctttccagACAGCTGGCCATTGGAGATATACTACAGGTATTATCTTGGGGTCGGTTGTCTGGATGGAGGATCCAAGGTTTGCTAATGCATCCGCATGACTGTTCTCCCCTCTTGGTACTTGGTTGATAGTGAACTCATCGAAGAACGATTGCAACTCTTTAGTCTTGTTGAGGTAGGTTGTCATCGTGTTATCCTGGGCCTAATAGCTACCTTGTATTTGGTTGACTACCAATTGAGAATCATTGAAGAGCACAATCTTTTtgttaaagtctttatccaaaaaaccatttaacaataaagacttgtaattcatatcataactgatgatcatttataaatcaacctaa
This genomic interval from Humulus lupulus chromosome 8, drHumLupu1.1, whole genome shotgun sequence contains the following:
- the LOC133795597 gene encoding uncharacterized protein LOC133795597, with protein sequence MTPIVEYLEQDMLPEDKNEVRRVKAQSARFTIIRDFGKFWNIKLNFSTPRYPQENGQAESSNKTIMNNIKKCLEKAKGRWTDKLPGVLWSYRTTTRTSMGETPFSLAYGMESVIPTESEVTTARYELTTDEVNWENMCHELDTIDERRDKALLRISAYQRSIARHYNKNIRTRTFKVGDWVLQRVFQNTKDAGAGKLAPTWEGPYLITKVVGHGAYKL